AGAAGAACCTGGCAATGAGAACACTGGATATTTTTCGCAGAAAATACCCAGGGCAAGTTATAATAAAAGATACAACTTAAAAATACAGGATGGATGCGACTTTTTCTGTTCCTACTGCGTCATCCCATTCACCCGAGGTCATCCTAGAAGTAGAGATTTCAAAAACATTTTGGACGATGTCAAAGCCCATGCCGACATAGGCGTGAAAGAAGTAATAATAACCGGCGTCAACATAGGTAGCTACGAAAATCACAGCAGGAAACTTTTTGATGTGATCGATTCAATAAACCATATGGATGGCATCGAAAGAATCCGGATCAGCAGCATAGAATTCAAAACCATCGATGATAAAATTTTAGAAAAAATGGCTGATAAAAACCACAAGTTGGCTGCCTATTTACATATACCAATGCAATCCGCATCAAATTCAATTCTAGCCGCAATGAAACGGCGGTACTTCATTGAAGATTTTTTTACATATATACAAAAAATATCAAAATTTATACCAACCATTGGCCTGGGCACAGACATCATGGTCGGATTTCCTGGTGAATCCGAAAAAGATTTCATGGAATCGGTAAATTTTTTAAAAACCTCACCGATCCAATATGCTCATATATTTACGTTTTCGCCAAGACCTGGCACTCCAGCGGCCGCAAGTAAAGATTTTATAACAGAACAAGAAAAGATATATCGAAGCAAATTCCTAAGACAGATAAGCCGAGACAAAAGAAGCGAATTTTATGACCATAACGTGGGACAGATTGTGGATGTGCTATTCGAAGATGAACATCAGGGAAAATTTCCTGGCTATAGTGAAAACTACATAAAAGTGGTTACCGATTGTGCCCAGAACATAAGCAATCAAATCAGGAAGGTAAAAATAGTCAAAAATGAACAAACCCATGTGCTGGGAAAATTAATTTTTTGATCGACAATGTTGTTGCAATAATTTCATATAGTCAACTCAAGTGGCTTTGTTTTTCTATGGAAATATCGGAACAAAACTATTTTATGTCAGGTGTGTTATTGATCGGATACATCATCGGCTCGATACCATTTGCTGTCATCATATCCAGGATGCATGGAGTCAATATACTCAAGGTTAATAGCGGAAACCCCGGCGCAACCAATGTGAAAAGATCCGTCGGTAACAAGGCAGGAAACCTGGTATTCATTCTTGATTTTTTAAAAGGATTTATCCCCACGGCACTTGTGCAGTATGTATTTCTGCGCCAATATGTAAACTTTACAATCAATGTAAATATTGCATTGCTTGCCGGATTGATACTCGGCCATAATTTTTCTATTTTTTTGAAATTTAAAGGAGGGAAAGGCATAACCACAACCATGGGAGGAATGCTCGCCATAATGCCAGGTTGCTTCGGCGTTGGCCTGGTTACCTGGTTGGTTATATTTAAAGCCACAAGGTTCGTTTCATTGGCCTCTTTATTTTTTGTAACAAGCTTGCCATTAACATCCTATCTATTCGGTTATCCCAAAGAAGCAATAGTCTTCTGCATCGCCCTGATGGTGATAGCAATCCTTATGCATAGAGCGAACATAAAGCGATTGCTAGATGGCACAGAGTATAGATTTATCAAAAACCAACAGGAGAATCATGATATATAGCTATTGGCAGAAATGGCTGGTTTCACTTTAAGCGCATTCCATTTTAGCAAAAAATCCACCTTATTCTCAGCAAACAACGGCGAGATTTCTATGTTAAACGGTGGTAATCCGGTTGCATCGACCGGAATTTCTGCCCCTCCAGCCAAAAGCCATCTTGCGAATAACCTAAGCTGATTCTGCTTACAGGTAGCCAGAGAGTCCGTGCCATGCAAATTTTTTATTGGGCTAAAATTTTCCCGCCTATCCGCTTCCAGAACTAGACTCCTCTGAGCAAACTGCAATGCATCAAACACAAATGTTTCAAATTTAACCCCATTAACAGATTCTGGTTCAATGTAATTGCCATTGGCATCGATGGTTGGGATCCTTTTCTTGGCCATATGAACCTGCAGCTGCTTAAGAGCATTTTCATCACCTATTGCTTTTACAAAATCCCTGTCAAAAATATGAATCGCTGCATTGCCGGCCCTGAATCTTAACCGACCTGTAATGTCTTTCTCACCAGCAAGTTCCGCTGACAAATCGCTATACTCTATAATGGCAGTCTTATCATACATGGTACAAAAAACACCTATTTTTTCCTCAGGATATGTCTTGGTAACCATACGACAGGACATTTGGGATTGCTGCTTTATATGAAATCCAACAAAGTGTGGATCTATGCATCTTACCAGCGGATTATCCACCTGAAAATAGCTTATCATATCGATGTCGTTTTCATCTAAAATGTCGAGTAAGCCGCTGTTTACAAAAGCACCAAATACACCACCATGACCATCCGGATGCATCGCTATCCTATGCTTTTCTTCCATCATTATCTTACCTGAAAAATCAACGGCCGGCAGAGATCCTTGATTAAAGAAATGTACGTGAGCTAGGCCAAATGAATCATTTTCATAAAAAAATTTTATTATCTCGTTACGATTCCTGTCGCTGGTCATTATAAACCAGTGGATTTTATGGCCGTATTTTTTTTCCGCGAATCGAATTTTTTCAGCAAAAACCTGAAATAAAGTTTTTCCATTGACCGGAGTTACCTTCAGCATACCTTTGGGACTTGCCCGGCCAAGCCTACTACCTTGGCCACCAGCAGCGGTTAAAACCGCGATACGACCCTCGCCTAGAGCCTTCTCGCCTATATGATAAGCCTCGGCCCATTTTTTTTCATCGGTATCGTTGTTTGGTAATCCAATAAAATTAACCTGGGTAGCCACGTCCTTAAAATGCAGGCCGATAAATCCATTGTTCAGAGCCAATAACGTTCTAATTTTGCCGGATAATTTATGTAAATTTATTCCTTTGGCCTGGCACAAAAGATCGGCCCTCTCGGTACTATTAAGATCATTTAAAAATCTAAAAACATGATCTTGCCCGTAGTAGCTAAATTTTTCAAGCAACTCCCGCTCAACTGCCTCCATATAATCTAAGCCAAAAAACTAATCAAAACGAAATAATATCTCATCATTCTCTACATAACCAATTCTTTGTCTTGCTATGTGTTCTACAAATTCATCGTCGTTGAGCAACTGAATTATATGGGCCCTGTATTTTTCATTATCTTTATGCAAACAATCCAACTCAGAAGCTTGACAAGCCTCCAAATGTAAAACATTTTTATATTCCCTCCAGGTTCTGATTAAAACAATACTGGACACGGTGAATACAATAAATAATGACATGCATGAAAAAAACAATGAAACTTTATATAATTTCAGGGTCATCGAAAAAGGCGTTTTTTTATTATATTCATGCTCAACCATTTTTAAAGCAGAAAAGTATTTCCTTTGCAATATGATTCCCATGGTTAACTTCGAGAAAACATTTTAATACCAAAAACCTATGGTTAACACAAAAGAATCAAATACTAACAGAACCAGATGGTGTATTTCAGTAATTTTATGTTTTGCAAGTCAATTTTTATGCTATATGTGTTTAGGCAATTCTAAGATAGAACAATCCAAAGCTATGCAATTTTGCATGAAAGATAACCCGAATGTGGTTTACGGAAAACTGGGAAATGGTTTTCAATATGCGATATATAACAGTGATACGATTACCAATCAAGAAATCTGTATTCGCCTTGTGGTAAATGCCGGATCCATTATGGAAACCGATGAACAATCCGGTGCAGCACATTTTCTCGAGCACATTGCATTCCGTGGATCAAAAAATTTCCCCGGCGGAAATATGATCGAAGAAATGCAAAAAATCGGCATAGATTTTGGTACCGGCCTAAATGCCTCTACTTCCTATTTGCATACGATTTTCAAAATAAAAATACCCGATACAAATTCGGAAAAAATATCCAAATGCCTCATTGTAGCGAATGATTTTGCGAACGGCCTAACCATAAGCCAAAAAGAAGTAGATAGTGAGCGCGGAGTAATATTGGCTGAACTCCGAGATGGAGATAATTATAAATCCCGTCTCACAAAAAAATTCATACAATTTATCTATGGCGAAACAATTATGCCTAAAAGATTTCCCATAGGAAAAAAAGAAATAATTGAAAAAATAACCGCCGAAGATTTGAAAAATTTTTACACCACCTGGTATACGCCGAACAGGATGTTTCTTGCGGTGGTTGGAAAAATAAAAAACACCGAGGCAGTGGAAACCGATATAAAAAACCTGTTTTCTGATATGAAGAACCATGACCCAGATGTCGCCGATGTGCTTTTGGGAAATTTCGATAGACATGGAATATTTTATCAGTTTAATGTGGAGAATGATCTGCCATCAGTAACTGGCCATATCACCTGCATCAATGGCAACGACCACCACAGAGAAGATACCATTGAACAAAGGAAGAACGACATACTAAGAGCCATAGCTACATCCATAATAAACCTAAGATTGGATAAGCTCGAAAAGAAAAAAAATTTCCTGCTGTCCGAAAGTGAATTTTCTTTCAACTTTAACCGGGCTCTTGGCTGTGAACAATCATCCATAGAATTCACCTGTAGGCAGGATAACTGGAAGGAATGCCTAACGATTATCTGGCAAGAAATAAAAAAAGTCCTGGAGTTTGGATTCACGGACAAAGAATTTGACCTGGAAGTAAATGCATACAGAAAAGTTATACGCGAGCAGCTCAGGAAAGCCGAAAATAGAAAGTCCATTGAAATAATAAGAGATATGTGCAATGCGTATATCACTCACAGGCATTTTCTGGCAATTAAAGATGAATGTGAGATGAACAGTTTGATAATCGACGAAATCACGAAAGCCGATTGTGAAAATATGGTTAAATTCATATGGAATAATGACAATCTATATCTGTCTATAAACTCAAATAAAGCCGAGGAAGATCCGGAAAATGCAATAAAAGAAACATTTGAAAAGGCACGGGACCTGCCGGTTGAACAGGATATATCAATGGATGTCCATGAACTTCCAGCGATAGATTTTGAACCCGGGAAGGTAATCAGCAGGAAAGACATCAAAGATTTAGATTTTTGCCAGATAAGATTTTTTAACAATGTGAGGTTAAACGTAAAAACCATCCATAAGCCTATCAATCAAGTAGATGTTTCGGTCAGGTTTGGCAATGGGTTGCTTGCGGTAGATAAATCAAGGATAGGCTCCAATATTTTGGCCGAATCAACATTTATCAACGGAGGGCTTTTGACCCATAGCATTACTAATATCAATGAAATCCTTTCGGACAAATACGTATCAATGTCAAGCCTTGTCCTAGAAAGCGATAGCTTCAAACTCCATGGCCAATCATCCTCGGATTTGGACGATTTTAATCTGCTGATAACCCTGCTGTATCATTATATTAAACAACCCGGTTTCAGGAATGAAGCCATCCAAGAATTCAGGGAAAATATGGCAAGATTTTATGTGGCGCTCGAAAAAACTCCCAACATGAAATTGATGGATGTCACGTACAAGTTAATAACCAACAATGATTTTAGGTTTTGTTTACCAAGTTTTGATAGA
Above is a genomic segment from Puniceicoccales bacterium containing:
- the mtaB gene encoding tRNA (N(6)-L-threonylcarbamoyladenosine(37)-C(2))-methylthiotransferase MtaB, whose protein sequence is MSKKVCLLSFGCRLNQSEIVTLGEQLEDLGMQISRQITSDMDLLIINTCAVTNQATSKCLQNIRSMVLKFPMARVIVTGCYTTIGRDILAKMTGIDLIVTNSQKNTIAGHALEIISKPKNKVPILIEEPGNENTGYFSQKIPRASYNKRYNLKIQDGCDFFCSYCVIPFTRGHPRSRDFKNILDDVKAHADIGVKEVIITGVNIGSYENHSRKLFDVIDSINHMDGIERIRISSIEFKTIDDKILEKMADKNHKLAAYLHIPMQSASNSILAAMKRRYFIEDFFTYIQKISKFIPTIGLGTDIMVGFPGESEKDFMESVNFLKTSPIQYAHIFTFSPRPGTPAAASKDFITEQEKIYRSKFLRQISRDKRSEFYDHNVGQIVDVLFEDEHQGKFPGYSENYIKVVTDCAQNISNQIRKVKIVKNEQTHVLGKLIF
- the plsY gene encoding glycerol-3-phosphate 1-O-acyltransferase PlsY, whose protein sequence is MEISEQNYFMSGVLLIGYIIGSIPFAVIISRMHGVNILKVNSGNPGATNVKRSVGNKAGNLVFILDFLKGFIPTALVQYVFLRQYVNFTINVNIALLAGLILGHNFSIFLKFKGGKGITTTMGGMLAIMPGCFGVGLVTWLVIFKATRFVSLASLFFVTSLPLTSYLFGYPKEAIVFCIALMVIAILMHRANIKRLLDGTEYRFIKNQQENHDI
- a CDS encoding UDPGP type 1 family protein, encoding MEAVERELLEKFSYYGQDHVFRFLNDLNSTERADLLCQAKGINLHKLSGKIRTLLALNNGFIGLHFKDVATQVNFIGLPNNDTDEKKWAEAYHIGEKALGEGRIAVLTAAGGQGSRLGRASPKGMLKVTPVNGKTLFQVFAEKIRFAEKKYGHKIHWFIMTSDRNRNEIIKFFYENDSFGLAHVHFFNQGSLPAVDFSGKIMMEEKHRIAMHPDGHGGVFGAFVNSGLLDILDENDIDMISYFQVDNPLVRCIDPHFVGFHIKQQSQMSCRMVTKTYPEEKIGVFCTMYDKTAIIEYSDLSAELAGEKDITGRLRFRAGNAAIHIFDRDFVKAIGDENALKQLQVHMAKKRIPTIDANGNYIEPESVNGVKFETFVFDALQFAQRSLVLEADRRENFSPIKNLHGTDSLATCKQNQLRLFARWLLAGGAEIPVDATGLPPFNIEISPLFAENKVDFLLKWNALKVKPAISANSYIS
- a CDS encoding septum formation initiator family protein, yielding MGIILQRKYFSALKMVEHEYNKKTPFSMTLKLYKVSLFFSCMSLFIVFTVSSIVLIRTWREYKNVLHLEACQASELDCLHKDNEKYRAHIIQLLNDDEFVEHIARQRIGYVENDEILFRFD
- a CDS encoding insulinase family protein — its product is MQFCMKDNPNVVYGKLGNGFQYAIYNSDTITNQEICIRLVVNAGSIMETDEQSGAAHFLEHIAFRGSKNFPGGNMIEEMQKIGIDFGTGLNASTSYLHTIFKIKIPDTNSEKISKCLIVANDFANGLTISQKEVDSERGVILAELRDGDNYKSRLTKKFIQFIYGETIMPKRFPIGKKEIIEKITAEDLKNFYTTWYTPNRMFLAVVGKIKNTEAVETDIKNLFSDMKNHDPDVADVLLGNFDRHGIFYQFNVENDLPSVTGHITCINGNDHHREDTIEQRKNDILRAIATSIINLRLDKLEKKKNFLLSESEFSFNFNRALGCEQSSIEFTCRQDNWKECLTIIWQEIKKVLEFGFTDKEFDLEVNAYRKVIREQLRKAENRKSIEIIRDMCNAYITHRHFLAIKDECEMNSLIIDEITKADCENMVKFIWNNDNLYLSINSNKAEEDPENAIKETFEKARDLPVEQDISMDVHELPAIDFEPGKVISRKDIKDLDFCQIRFFNNVRLNVKTIHKPINQVDVSVRFGNGLLAVDKSRIGSNILAESTFINGGLLTHSITNINEILSDKYVSMSSLVLESDSFKLHGQSSSDLDDFNLLITLLYHYIKQPGFRNEAIQEFRENMARFYVALEKTPNMKLMDVTYKLITNNDFRFCLPSFDRINQLTLEDAKGLMQESLSHGPMEITIVGNVSIKDAIGQVAKTFGTLPARKATKPAYKNERKLNINHSSGLFQHYFDGDDERELLSVFWITCGLNNRTISDHRILSVIGSIIGDRLRVKVRKELGEAYSPCVVSYNNDTFENLGLLKIDVSIDQTKFEMVRHMVDKEINDLYKNGATEDEFIRALEPIIQNTKNDLDDESYWLIALSGSQEKPEKLDYIRYRHDFFKSLSLNSVNVVIKKYLKPEAMTYIRMCQKTKNTQNADATR